Proteins found in one Salvia splendens isolate huo1 chromosome 10, SspV2, whole genome shotgun sequence genomic segment:
- the LOC121753309 gene encoding acetolactate synthase 1, chloroplastic-like — translation MAAAASTSASPPITNNNHLTNPKLTARFTLPLPHHSTPASSRSRRPLQISSVLSSPKPKTSSDDAFVSRFAPDQPRKGSDVLVEALEREGVTDVFAYPGGASMEIHQALTRSDIIRNVLPRHEQGGVFAAEGYARASGLPGVCIATSGPGATNLVSGLADALLDSVPMVAITGQVPRRMIGTDAFQETPIVEVTRSITKHNYLVLDVDDIPRIVKEAFFIARSGRPGPVLIDVPKDIQQQMVIPNWDQPMRLSGYFSRLPKPPSQLLLEQIVRLVSDSKKPVLYVGGGCLNSSEELRKFVELTGIPVASTLMGLGSYPGSDEDFALQMLGMHGTVYANYSVDKSDLLLAFGVRFDDRVTGKLEAFASRAKIVHIDIDSAEIGKNKQPHVSICCDIKLALRGLNSILEENVRGGGVSFDFSAWRDELKEQRIKHPLSFKTFGDAIPPQYAIQMLDELTGGNAIISTGVGQHQMWAAQFYKYNRPRQWLTSAGLGAMGFGLPAAIGAAVARPDAVVVDIDGDGSFMMNVQELATIRVENLPIKIMLLNNQHLGMVVQWEDRFYKANRAHTYLGNPADESQIFPNMLKFAEACDIPAARVSRKEDLRAALQKMLDTPGPYLLDVIVPHQEHVLPMIPSGGAFKDVITEGDGRTKY, via the coding sequence ATGGCTGCCGCTGCTTCCACCTCCGCCTCCCCACCCATCACCAACAACAATCATCTCACCAACCCCAAGCTCACCGCACGATTCACTCTTCCACTCCCCCATCACTCCACCCCCGCCTCCTCCCGCTCCCGCCGCCCTCTCCAAATCTCAAGCGTCCTATCTTCCCCAAAACCCAAGACCTCCTCCGACGACGCCTTCGTCTCCCGCTTCGCCCCCGACCAGCCCCGCAAGGGCAGCGACGTCCTCGTGGAGGCGCTCGAGCGCGAGGGCGTCACCGACGTGTTTGCCTACCCCGGCGGCGCCTCCATGGAGATCCACCAGGCCCTCACGCGCTCCGACATCATCCGCAACGTCCTCCCCCGCCACGAGCAGGGCGGCGTCTTCGCCGCCGAGGGCTACGCCCGCGCCTCCGGCCTCCCCGGCGTCTGCATTGCCACCTCCGGCCCCGGCGCCACCAATCTTGTCTCCGGTCTCGCCGACGCCCTCCTCGACAGCGTCCCGATGGTCGCCATCACCGGCCAAGTCCCCCGCCGCATGATCGGCACGGATGCGTTCCAGGAAACCCCAATTGTTGAGGTAACTAGGTCAATTACGAAGCATAATTATCTCGTGTTGGATGTTGATGATATTCCTAGAATTGTCAAGGAAGCCTTCTTTATTGCCCGATCTGGTAGGCCCGGCCCTGTTCTCATCGATGTTCCCAAAGATATTCAGCAGCAAATGGTGATTCCGAATTGGGATCAGCCTATGCGGTTGAGTGGCTATTTTTCTAGATTGCCTAAGCCTCCTAGCCAGCTGTTGTTGGAGCAGATAGTTAGGTTAGTATCCGATTCGAAGAAGCCGGTGCTTTATGTAGGAGGGGGTTGTTTGAATTCGAGTGAGGAATTGAGGAAATTCGTCGAGCTTACTGGAATCCCCGTGGCAAGCACGTTGATGGGGCTTGGTTCCTATCCTGGTTCGGATGAGGATTTCGCCTTGCAAATGCTGGGAATGCACGGAACTGTGTACGCAAACTATTCAGTAGACAAGAGTGATTTGTTGCTTGCTTTTGGGGTTAGGTTTGATGACCGTGTGACTGGTAAGCTCGAGGCATTTGCTAGTCGGGCTAAGATCGTTCACATTGATATTGACTCGGCTGAGATTGGGAAGAATAAGCAGCCTCATGTGTCGATTTGTTGTGATATCAAGCTGGCCCTTCGAGGGTTGAATTCGATACTTGAGGAGAATGTGAGGGGTGGTGGTGTTAGTTTCGACTTTTCAGCGTGGAGAGATGAGTTGAAGGAGCAAAGGATCAAACACCCCTTGAGTTTTAAGACATTTGGAGATGCAATTCCCCCTCAATATGCGATTCAGATGCTTGATGAGTTGACGGGGGGAAACGCTATCATTAGCACTGGTGTGGGGCAGCACCAGATGTGGGCTGCACAGTTCTACAAGTACAATAGGCCGAGGCAGTGGCTGACCTCGGCTGGTCTTGGCGCCATGGGATTTGGTCTCCCTGCAGCCATTGGAGCTGCTGTTGCGAGACCTGATGCTGTGGTGGTGGACATTGATGGTGACGGGAGTTTCATGATGAATGTTCAAGAGTTGGCCACGATAAGAGTGGAGAACCTTCCCATCAAGATCATGCTGTTGAATAACCAGCACCTGGGCATGGTGGTCCAATGGGAAGACCGTTTCTATAAGGCCAACCGCGCTCACACTTATCTAGGAAACCCGGCAGATGAGTCGCAGATATTCCCCAACATGCTCAAGTTTGCAGAGGCTTGCGACATACCAGCAGCCCGGGTGAGTAGGAAGGAAGATCTGAGGGCAGCGTTGCAGAAGATGCTGGACACCCCTGGCCCGTACTTGTTGGATGTGATCGTCCCTCATCAAGAGCACGTGCTGCCTATGATTCCCAGTGGGGGCGCTTTCAAAGATGTGATAACTGAAGGTGATGGAAGAACTAAATATTGA
- the LOC121750554 gene encoding truncated transcription factor CAULIFLOWER A-like isoform X2: MGRGKVELKRIENPTNRQVTFSKRRNGLLKKAFELSVLCDAEVALIIFSPSGKAYQFSSHEIKRTITRYKIELGIAKTDEQGITSMEVWRNEIEELSRTIEALEAREKHFAGENLSGLGMKELKQLERQLRVGVERIRSKKRQIIMEHINYLKKKHKDLQEENSNLQKKLHELQEASTSSIILASDPSRVIQFGGMNNSNVVTKNISTV; encoded by the exons atggggAGAGGGAAAGTAGAGTTGAAGAGGATTGAGAATCCAACAAATAGGCAGGTCACATTCTCAAAGAGGAGAAATGGTCTGTTGAAGAAAGCTTTCGAGCTTTCTGTGCTTTGCGATGCTGAGGTTGCTCTCATCATCTTCTCTCCTTCTGGAAAGGCTTACCAGTTTTCCAGTCATGA GATTAAAAGGACGATTACAAGGTACAAGATTGAATTAGGAATAGCTAAAACAGATGAACAAGGCATCACATCCATGGAG GTGTGGAGAAATGAAATTGAGGAATTGAGTAGAACAATCGAGGCTCTGGAAGCAAGAGAGAA ACATTTTGCTGGAGAAAATCTCTCTGGATTAGGCATGAAAGAATTGAAGCAATTAGAGCGCCAATTAAGAGTTGGGGTTGAACGAATTCGCTCTAAGAAG AGACAAATCATAATGGAACACATAAACTATCTGAAGAAAAAG CATAAAGATCTTCAAGAAGAAAACAGTAATCTCCAAAAGAAG CTTCACGAGCTTCAAGAAGCCAGCACAAGCTCAATAATTCTAGCATCAGATCCATCCAGAGTAATCCAATTTGGAG GAATGAATAATAGCAATGTCGTCACCAAGAATATCTCAACTGTTTAA
- the LOC121752287 gene encoding non-specific phospholipase C6-like, whose product MNKTIMRHISFILLIISSIFPQSHSHQQQQQQHPIKNIVILVMENRSFDHMIGWMKKSINPSINGVTGSECNSPSSNPSQKICFSSDAHFIDPDPGHSFDAVSHQIFGSPASPFPTMSGFVDQALSISPNLSSTVMKGFSPQNLTIYSALVHHFAIFDRWFSSIPGPTQPNRLFLYSATSHGSTSHLKKLLAKGYPQKTIFDSLHENGLNFGVYFQNIPTTLFYRNMRKLKYIWKFHDYDLKFKTDAKRGKLPSVSVIEPRYFDLKGMPANDDHPSHDVANGQRLVKEVYEALRASPQWNDTLLLITYDEHGGFYDHVPTPYVGVPNPDGNTGPSPHFFNFDRLGVRVPTIMVSPWIKKGTVVSKPNGPTTDSEFEHSSIPATIKKMFNLSSNFLTHRDAWAGTFEQVWGELASPRTDCPEVLPEVSPLRKTGADESRALSEFQGEVVQLAAVLNGEHRLSTFRGGDAGKKMSVKEGEEYVKGAVSRFIRACKEAVKMGADESAIVDMRSSLTTRSSIHN is encoded by the exons ATGAACAAGACAATAATGAGGCACATTTCCTTCATTTTATTGATAATCTCATCCATCTTCCCCCAATCCCATTCccaccagcagcagcagcagcagcatccAATCAAAAACATAGTAATCCTAGTAATGGAAAACCGATCATTCGACCACATGATCGGGTGGATGAAGAAATCCATCAACCCCTCCATCAACGGCGTCACCGGCAGCGAATGCAACTccccctcctcaaacccctcCCAAAAGATCTGCTTCTCCTCCGACGCCCACTTCATCGATCCCGATCCCGGCCACTCCTTCGACGCCGTCTCCCACCAGATCTTCGGCTCCCCCGCCTCCCCCTTCCCCACCATGTCCGGCTTCGTCGACCAAGCCCTCTCCATCTCCCCCAACCTCTCCTCCACCGTCATGAAAGGCTTCTCCCCCCAAAACCTCACCATCTACTCCGCCCTCGTCCATCACTTCGCCATTTTCGACCGCTGGTTCTCCTCCATCCCGGGCCCCACCCAGCCCAACCGCCTCTTCCTCTACTCTGCCACCTCCCACGGCTCCACCTCCCACCTCAAGAAGCTCCTCGCCAAGGGCTACCCTCAGAAAACCATCTTCGACTCCTTGCACGAAAACGGCCTCAATTTCGGCGTCTACTTCCAGAACATCCCCACCACTCTGTTTTACCGCAACATGAGGAAGCTCAAGTACATTTGGAAATTCCACGATTACGATCTCAAATTCAAGACGGATGCAAAGAGGGGGAAGCTCCCGAGCGTGAGCGTGATCGAGCCGAGGTACTTCGACCTGAAGGGAATGCCGGCCAACGACGACCACCCCTCCCACGACGTGGCGAATGGGCAGAGGCTGGTGAAGGAGGTCTACGAGGCGCTGCGTGCGAGCCCCCAGTGGAATGACACGCTCTTGCTCATCACCTACGATGAGCACGGCGGCTTCTACGACCATGTCCCCACTCCTTATGTCGGTGTCCCCAATCCCGATGGCAACACCGGCCCTTCGCCTCATTTCTTCAACTTCGATCGCCTTGGCGTTCGTGTTCCCACCATCATGGTCTCTCCTTGGATCAAGAAAGGAACTG TTGTGAGCAAGCCAAATGGTCCTACTACTGATTCAGAGTTTGAGCATTCATCAATCCCTGCTACAATAAAGAAGATGTTCAACCTCTCATCCAACTTCCTGACTCACAGAGATGCTTGGGCTGGCACGTTCGAGCAAGTCTGGGGCGAGTTAGCTTCTCCAAGAACCGACTGCCCGG AGGTTTTGCCGGAGGTGAGTCCTCTGAGGAAGACAGGCGCGGATGAGAGCAGGGCGCTGTCGGAGTTTCAAGGGGAGGTGGTGCAGCTGGCTGCTGTGCTGAATGGAGAGCATCGGTTGAGCACATTCCGGGGGGGTGATGCGGGGAAGAAGATGAGTGTGAAGGAAGGGGAGGAGTATGTGAAGGGCGCGGTCTCGAGGTTTATTAGGGCGTGCAAAGAGGCTGTCAAGATGGGTGCAGATGAGTCGGCCATTGTGGACATGAGGTCTTCATTGACTACTAGATCATCCATTCATAACTAG
- the LOC121750772 gene encoding CBS domain-containing protein CBSCBSPB1-like: MTTSQGGLSASTKRSLSSLIMHSPSQGRKKSIAASEGAGSFLGSPSHRKSQSLSLGTPRSINRGLSGERTVKRLRLSRAVTVPDTTSIKEICQRMAARRVDALLLTDSNALLCGILTDKDIITRVIAQDLNIEETHASKVMTRNPVFVLSDTLAVEALQKMVQGKFRHLPVVENGEVIALLDITKCLYDAIARLERAAEKGKAIAAAVEGVEKQWGPSASAPNTFVETLRERFKPSLSTIISENTKIATVDPTDTVIVAAKRMHEQKASCAVITVDNKPRGILTSRDIVRRVVAVNLPIETTLVEKVMTANPECTSVDSSIVEALHSMHEGKYMHLLVVDKDGVLVTVIDVLNITHAAVTTVGSAGFNTEGASSMIQSFWDSAMALNPDDDDDIRSMASFKLQSEGGETALFLQQNSSAANVFAFKIQDKKGRMHRFICDTYNMTELMTAILQRVGAEIDRNNLPQILYEDEDKDKIVLASDSDLVAAVHHAKLVGWKGLRLHLDYSGLLQHRQKVSDSRSMQYAQRDASSQSYGGLAAGAALVAVLGVYAVLRRNRN, encoded by the exons ATGACGACGAGTCAAGGGGGATTATCAGCCTCTACCAAGAGAAGCTTGTCGTCCTTGATTATGCATTCTCCCTCTCAAGGCCGGAAGAAATCCATCGCCGCCTCTGAAGGCGCCGGATCTTTCTTGGGCTCTCCCTCTCACCGCAAatctcaatctctctctctcggcacTCCCCGCTCCAT AAACAGGGGATTATCAGGGGAGAGGACGGTGAAGAGACTGCGTCTGTCGAGAGCTGTGACAGTACCTGATACTACAAGTATCAAAGAAATTTGTCAGCGGATGGCTGCAAGAAGAGTTGATGCTTTGTTGCTCACTGATTCTAATGCATTGCTCTGTGGGATCCTCACAGACAAg GATATAATTACAAGAGTCATAGCCCAAGACCTTAACATAGAAGAAACACATGCTTCCAAGGTTATGACCAGGAACCCCGTGTTTGTTCTCTCCGACACTCTTGCCGTTGAAGCCCTCCAAAAGATGGTTCAAG GAAAGTTTAGACACCTGCCTGTTGTCGAAAATGGTGAGGTGATTGCGCTGCTCGACATTACAAAATGCTTGTACGACGCCATCGCCCGTTTGGAGCGTGCGGCCGAGAAGGGGAAGGCCATTGCAGCTGCTGTTGAAGGTGTTGAAAAGCAATGGGGCCCCTCAGCCTCAG CTCCCAACACGTTCGTTGAGACACTTCGAGAGCGATTTAAGCCCTCCCTGTCTACCATAATCTCTGAGAATACAAA GATTGCTACAGTTGATCCAACTGACACTGTGATagttgctgcaaaaaggatgCACGAGCAAAAAGCAAGCTGCGCTGTCATAACAGTTGATAACAAACCTCGAGGGATACTAAC TTCAAGAGATATCGTGAGGCGAGTCGTAGCTGTCAATCTTCCAATAGAAACCACTCTAGTGGAGAAG GTGATGACTGCGAACCCAGAATGTACTTCAGTTGATTCTTCTATAGTCGAGGCTCTTCATAGCATGCATGAAGGGAAGTATATGCACCTTCTAGTTGTTGATAAAG ATGGGGTACTTGTTACTGTCATCGATGTGCTCAACATAACGCATGCGGCTGTAACCACT GTTGGTAGTGCTGGATTTAACACTGAAGGTGCAAGCAGCATGATCCAGAGTTTCTGGGACTCTGCAATGGCATTAAATCCTGACGACGATGATGATATCAGGAG TATGGCTTCATTCAAGTTGCAGTCTGAGGGGGGTGAGACTGCTCTCTTCCTTCAGCAAAATTCTTCCGCTGCCAACGTTTTTGCTTTCAAAATCCAAGACAAGAAAGGAAGAATGCATAGGTTCATTTGCG ATACATACAACATGACTGAGCTCATGACAGCAATCCTTCAGAGAGTAGGAGCTGAGATCGATCGCAACAACCTTCCACAGATTCTG TATGAAGACGAAGATAAGGACAAAATTGTCCTCGCATCAGATAGTGACCTTGTTGCAGCCGTGCACCACGCAAAGCTAGTCGGCTGGAAG GGACTGAGGCTACATTTAGACTACTCAGGCTTGCTGCAGCATCGGCAAAAAGTGTCCGACTCAAGAAGCATGCAGTATGCTCAACGCGATGCATCATCTCAATCGTACGGAGGCCTTGCAGCTGGGGCAGCGCTAGTGGCTGTTTTAGGCGTGTACGCGGTATTGAGGCGAAATCGGAACTGA
- the LOC121750769 gene encoding nuclear transcription factor Y subunit C-1-like has protein sequence MENNPQQSATPPYPPAVAAPGYPSQPPYQHLLQQQQQQLQMFWNFQQNEIQNVNDFKNHQLPLARIKKIMKADEDVRMISAEAPILFAKACELFILELTIRSWLHAEENKRRTLQKNDIAAAITRTDIFDFLVDIVPRDEIKDEAASLGGIVGPPSGPGGVPVVPYFYPPMGQTMIGRPAVVPGVDPGVYVQPPPPPPSQAWQSVWQTGADDGSYGSGGGASSGQGNLDG, from the coding sequence ATGGAGAACAACCCGCAGCAGAGCGCCACGCCGCCGTACCCGCCGGCCGTAGCTGCGCCGGGGTACCCATCGCAGCCGCCGTACCAGCACCtattgcagcagcagcagcagcaattgCAGATGTTCTGGAATTTCCAGCAGAACGAGATCCAGAATGTGAACGATTTTAAGAACCACCAGCTGCCCCTGGCGCGGATCAAGAAGATCATGAAGGCCGACGAGGATGTGCGCATGATCTCCGCGGAGGCGCCGATCCTCTTCGCCAAGGCGTGCGAGCTCTTCATCCTCGAGCTCACGATCCGCTCCTGGCTCCACGCCGAGGAGAACAAGCGCCGCACCCTCCAGAAGAACGACATCGCCGCCGCTATCACGCGCACCGACATCTTCGACTTCCTCGTCGACATTGTGCCCAGGGACGAGATTAAGGACGAGGCGGCCTCTCTGGGGGGGATTGTGGGCCCACCTTCTGGCCCTGGTGGGGTCCCCGTGGTGCCCTACTTCTACCCGCCCATGGGGCAGACGATGATTGGGCGACCCGCCGTGGTGCCTGGTGTGGATCCGGGGGTTTACGTgcagcctccgccgccgccgccgtcccAGGCCTGGCAGTCGGTGTGGCAGACGGGGGCTGATGATGGCTCCTACGGGAGTGGTGGTGGTGCCAGCAGCGGTCAGGGGAACCTTGACGGTTGA
- the LOC121750554 gene encoding truncated transcription factor CAULIFLOWER A-like isoform X1 has product MGRGKVELKRIENPTNRQVTFSKRRNGLLKKAFELSVLCDAEVALIIFSPSGKAYQFSSHEIKRTITRYKIELGIAKTDEQGITSMEVWRNEIEELSRTIEALEAREKHFAGENLSGLGMKELKQLERQLRVGVERIRSKKRQIIMEHINYLKKKHKDLQEENSNLQKKVKLHELQEASTSSIILASDPSRVIQFGGMNNSNVVTKNISTV; this is encoded by the exons atggggAGAGGGAAAGTAGAGTTGAAGAGGATTGAGAATCCAACAAATAGGCAGGTCACATTCTCAAAGAGGAGAAATGGTCTGTTGAAGAAAGCTTTCGAGCTTTCTGTGCTTTGCGATGCTGAGGTTGCTCTCATCATCTTCTCTCCTTCTGGAAAGGCTTACCAGTTTTCCAGTCATGA GATTAAAAGGACGATTACAAGGTACAAGATTGAATTAGGAATAGCTAAAACAGATGAACAAGGCATCACATCCATGGAG GTGTGGAGAAATGAAATTGAGGAATTGAGTAGAACAATCGAGGCTCTGGAAGCAAGAGAGAA ACATTTTGCTGGAGAAAATCTCTCTGGATTAGGCATGAAAGAATTGAAGCAATTAGAGCGCCAATTAAGAGTTGGGGTTGAACGAATTCGCTCTAAGAAG AGACAAATCATAATGGAACACATAAACTATCTGAAGAAAAAG CATAAAGATCTTCAAGAAGAAAACAGTAATCTCCAAAAGAAG GTTAAGCTTCACGAGCTTCAAGAAGCCAGCACAAGCTCAATAATTCTAGCATCAGATCCATCCAGAGTAATCCAATTTGGAG GAATGAATAATAGCAATGTCGTCACCAAGAATATCTCAACTGTTTAA